From Desulfovulcanus ferrireducens, one genomic window encodes:
- a CDS encoding ABC transporter ATP-binding protein, translating into MKLKSDWSNVNSLKLLKRCLGYFKPYKLRIFISIVSMSIVAACSAAAAFLVKPALDDIFIKKDKQALMYIPILLIIVFIVKGVFRFLQNYEMNYCGLKVLERLRNELHSKIISLPVNFFDDNQTGMLMSRILSDVTLIRTSLPSIVMLTRQILTMLGLLFVVFYRDPYLASISILVLPLAIYPFIYFGKKLRKLGRKNQSKVSDIASFLQEIFSGIKVVKAFATEKKEEKKFNQENSRLVKIAIKEIKYNELSSPVMELIGALGAGIVVWYGGSLVIAGKSTPGTFFSFMTALIMLYDPIKKLNSANLNIQKALAGAERVFQVLDSKELQTEKSGNLTLKPPFQELILKNVTFSYNGCSTPAVDNVSLKIKQGEKVAIVGPSGSGKTTLVHLLPRFYCHQQGEIILNGHPIERYTLASLRLFMGIVSQDNFLFNCSIRENIAYGLAGVTEDKIIAAAKAAYAHDFIMELPEKYDTVIGERGVKLSGGQKQRLTIARALLKNPPLLILDEATSALDTESERIVQKALDNLMRKRTSIVIAHRLSTVLSADRIIVMFKGKIIGEGTHDELLQTCSLYKRLYEMQFNENMSSTCEGNG; encoded by the coding sequence ATGAAGCTAAAATCTGACTGGTCTAACGTAAACAGCCTTAAATTACTCAAGAGATGTCTAGGCTACTTTAAACCATATAAGCTGAGAATCTTCATATCAATTGTCTCCATGTCCATAGTGGCTGCATGTTCAGCTGCTGCAGCCTTTCTGGTCAAACCTGCCCTGGACGACATTTTTATCAAAAAAGACAAACAAGCTCTTATGTACATCCCCATTCTTTTAATTATCGTCTTTATCGTCAAGGGAGTGTTCAGATTTTTACAAAATTATGAGATGAATTATTGTGGTTTAAAAGTGCTGGAACGCCTTCGCAATGAACTGCATTCCAAAATTATCTCCCTGCCTGTAAACTTCTTTGACGACAACCAAACCGGCATGCTCATGTCCAGAATCCTTAGTGATGTTACCTTAATCCGAACCAGTCTGCCTAGTATAGTCATGCTTACCAGGCAAATTTTGACCATGCTGGGCCTGTTATTTGTTGTCTTTTACCGCGACCCTTACCTGGCTTCTATCTCTATCCTGGTCCTGCCTCTGGCTATTTATCCATTTATCTATTTTGGTAAAAAATTACGCAAACTGGGGCGCAAGAACCAGAGTAAAGTGTCTGATATTGCTTCTTTCTTGCAGGAAATTTTTAGTGGTATAAAAGTGGTCAAAGCCTTTGCCACGGAAAAAAAGGAAGAAAAAAAGTTTAATCAGGAAAATTCAAGGCTGGTTAAAATTGCTATCAAGGAAATAAAATATAATGAGTTGTCCTCCCCTGTTATGGAGCTAATCGGAGCATTAGGCGCTGGGATCGTTGTCTGGTACGGAGGCAGCCTGGTCATTGCCGGAAAATCCACCCCAGGTACCTTTTTTTCATTCATGACAGCCCTCATTATGCTCTATGATCCCATAAAAAAATTGAACAGCGCCAACCTGAACATCCAGAAAGCTCTGGCAGGAGCAGAAAGAGTCTTTCAAGTTCTTGACAGCAAAGAGCTTCAAACAGAAAAATCCGGCAATTTAACCCTTAAACCGCCTTTCCAAGAATTAATCCTTAAAAATGTCACCTTTAGTTACAACGGATGTAGCACCCCAGCTGTGGACAACGTAAGCCTAAAAATTAAACAAGGCGAAAAGGTCGCTATTGTCGGCCCGAGCGGTTCAGGAAAAACTACCTTGGTTCATCTTTTGCCCCGCTTTTACTGCCATCAACAGGGAGAAATAATTCTTAACGGCCATCCCATAGAAAGATATACCCTGGCAAGCTTGCGCCTATTTATGGGCATAGTCTCACAAGACAACTTTTTATTCAACTGCAGCATTAGAGAAAACATCGCCTATGGACTTGCCGGGGTGACGGAAGACAAGATTATTGCTGCGGCCAAAGCAGCCTACGCACACGATTTTATTATGGAACTGCCTGAAAAATATGACACTGTTATTGGCGAGAGAGGAGTCAAACTCTCTGGTGGACAAAAACAAAGGCTCACCATAGCTAGAGCTCTTTTAAAAAATCCTCCGCTGCTTATTCTGGACGAAGCCACCAGCGCCCTGGATACAGAGTCTGAACGCATAGTACAAAAGGCACTGGACAATCTCATGCGCAAGCGGACAAGCATAGTTATTGCCCACCGGTTGTCAACTGTCCTTTCAGCGGACAGGATCATTGTCATGTTCAAGGGAAAAATCATCGGTGAGGGTACCCACGATGAGCTTTTACAAACGTGTTCCCTATATAAACGTCTCTATGAGATGCAATTTAATGAAAATATGAGTTCAACGTGTGAAGGTAATGGTTAA
- a CDS encoding polysaccharide deacetylase family protein yields MLDRIIRSIPVLCYHDMGTPGGHNLETFKKHLATIKELGFQTITASHLYAILTGQKKLDGKYIVLTFDDCHISNWVHTIPLLAKENMRGVFFTITDFIDEGPARDPNNITKLDKLSDSFRKALRDKDYSQFMNLGELKSAMQDFGMEIYAHSARHQGCFKNTKLVSTLSQGGHWSIYGIYKEPRPEYPVFEIGSAYVYNGYWPVENVQGSTFKVQRSRFNVQNSTDDHFNLHQKGKIFQAGGMHFRPRSDEERYKFCLSDFKRSYETIREINKSNLQLFCWPWGHYDKLSLTALKETGFAGAFSLERYYNGPGTDPFRIHRIGIGRKKDHKWLKTRLYMHANALGSRIFFKFFRKKDHK; encoded by the coding sequence ATGTTGGATAGAATAATCCGCAGCATACCTGTTTTATGCTACCATGACATGGGTACTCCTGGTGGACATAACCTGGAGACATTTAAAAAACATCTGGCAACTATCAAAGAACTTGGCTTTCAAACCATTACTGCGAGTCATTTGTATGCCATTTTGACGGGCCAAAAAAAACTGGATGGCAAATATATTGTCCTTACTTTTGATGATTGCCATATCAGTAATTGGGTGCACACCATCCCGCTTCTGGCCAAAGAAAATATGCGAGGTGTATTTTTCACAATAACAGACTTTATTGATGAGGGGCCAGCCAGAGACCCTAATAACATTACAAAACTAGACAAATTATCCGACTCCTTTCGCAAGGCATTGAGAGACAAAGATTACTCTCAATTTATGAATTTAGGTGAATTAAAATCAGCTATGCAAGACTTTGGGATGGAAATTTATGCTCATTCAGCAAGACATCAGGGATGCTTTAAAAACACAAAGCTGGTGAGTACATTAAGCCAGGGTGGACACTGGTCCATCTATGGCATCTATAAAGAACCCCGACCAGAGTACCCTGTCTTCGAAATTGGTAGCGCCTATGTTTACAATGGCTACTGGCCCGTAGAAAATGTTCAAGGTTCAACATTCAAAGTTCAACGTTCAAGGTTCAACGTTCAAAATTCAACGGATGATCATTTTAATTTGCATCAAAAAGGCAAAATTTTTCAGGCAGGCGGAATGCATTTTAGACCACGCTCAGACGAAGAGAGATATAAATTTTGCCTGAGTGATTTTAAGCGCTCTTATGAAACAATCAGGGAAATCAATAAATCCAACCTGCAACTATTTTGCTGGCCTTGGGGACACTACGATAAATTATCCTTGACCGCCCTTAAAGAGACTGGATTTGCCGGCGCTTTTAGTCTGGAAAGATATTACAATGGTCCAGGCACAGATCCATTCAGAATCCACAGGATAGGAATAGGTCGCAAAAAAGACCACAAATGGCTTAAAACAAGATTGTATATGCACGCCAATGCGCTGGGCTCCAGAATCTTTTTCAAATTTTTCCGCAAAAAAGATCATAAATGA
- a CDS encoding glycosyltransferase family 4 protein codes for MKIIFFSSSQTSSGGTRQALYSAQELQKLGHEIIFVVPSKSSIIDKGPDIDWIELPGKANLWKKTFLDTVQKFQPDIVHAFHNKAVKKISWWSLLFKKKYHFLSLAHRGVVFRPNNPLPYWSPGIDCFTANSHACAKKLTSIGVPRKKVKVIYNCLPPQRVLPANPPDVILKKLGINKKKVIIGTISGDSPNKGIDVLLQAIARLDDTNFELIIIGGTTKKWLPVCHQLNIHTFTHILGHQENIADYLQLFDIFCIPSFSESMPNTLLEATHFGLPIVASNVGGIPEVLEGNGLLFPAGDSKQLTHHLKQLISSPALRNSLRQKSLSLKKLFLPQTKARALENLYRNLISKRDNTHVG; via the coding sequence GTGAAAATAATATTTTTTTCATCATCTCAAACAAGCAGTGGCGGCACAAGGCAAGCATTATACAGTGCCCAGGAACTTCAAAAGTTGGGCCATGAAATTATTTTTGTTGTCCCATCCAAGTCGAGTATCATTGATAAAGGTCCTGATATAGACTGGATAGAACTTCCTGGTAAGGCAAATTTGTGGAAAAAAACCTTTTTAGACACTGTACAAAAATTTCAACCAGACATTGTCCATGCCTTCCACAATAAGGCCGTAAAAAAAATTTCCTGGTGGAGCTTGCTCTTTAAAAAAAAATATCATTTCCTATCCCTTGCTCATCGAGGGGTTGTATTCAGGCCAAACAACCCACTTCCCTACTGGTCACCAGGCATTGATTGTTTTACTGCCAATTCACACGCTTGTGCTAAAAAGCTGACCAGCATTGGTGTGCCAAGAAAAAAAGTCAAAGTTATTTATAATTGTCTACCTCCTCAAAGAGTCCTTCCGGCCAACCCACCTGATGTTATTCTAAAAAAACTTGGAATTAACAAAAAAAAGGTGATCATAGGCACAATAAGTGGAGACTCACCAAACAAGGGAATTGATGTACTCTTACAGGCTATAGCAAGATTAGATGACACCAATTTTGAGCTGATAATTATTGGGGGAACTACAAAAAAATGGCTTCCTGTTTGTCATCAATTAAATATCCATACCTTCACTCATATCCTGGGGCATCAAGAAAACATCGCTGATTATTTACAACTCTTTGATATTTTTTGCATACCATCTTTTAGTGAAAGCATGCCCAACACACTTTTGGAGGCAACCCATTTCGGGCTTCCAATTGTGGCGTCAAATGTAGGAGGTATCCCGGAGGTTCTGGAAGGCAATGGGCTTTTATTCCCCGCGGGGGATAGCAAACAATTGACCCATCACCTTAAACAACTTATCTCCTCTCCAGCTCTCAGGAACTCTTTGCGACAAAAAAGTTTGTCGTTAAAAAAACTTTTTTTGCCCCAAACAAAAGCAAGGGCCCTGGAAAATTTATACCGAAACCTGATCTCAAAAAGAGACAATACACATGTTGGATAG
- a CDS encoding glycosyltransferase, producing the protein MKIVFLTQGDRNHPSSRFRVFQYLDLFNRDGIDIFAVRYPKKFFQKLKICIRNFNADILFIQKKIPSMFDIILFKSFFKTIVFDFDDAIWTKTNLNLGEKIKQKKIAKIKRLADNIDLVLCGNSYLYSFLKKYTKTKIKILPTPYEPPTLNRDKKEFTLSKINILWIGTKYNLNYLKIWENSLAKLQCKFNFNIIICSNLDNINNDYFKFKFLYHKWSIITEEKLLKECHIGLMPLPNNEYTKGKCGFKLIQYMANGLIGIASNVGFNNELISDGYDGFLCKDNDDLKSIITNIFSGRIDLTNISLNAIKKIKKIFSL; encoded by the coding sequence ATGAAAATAGTTTTTTTAACACAAGGCGATAGGAATCATCCTAGCTCAAGATTTAGAGTTTTCCAATACCTAGATTTATTCAACCGGGATGGTATTGATATTTTTGCAGTGCGTTATCCTAAAAAATTTTTTCAAAAGCTAAAAATTTGTATTCGCAATTTTAATGCAGATATACTTTTTATACAAAAAAAAATACCAAGTATGTTTGACATTATTTTATTTAAAAGCTTCTTCAAAACAATTGTATTTGACTTTGATGACGCTATTTGGACCAAAACAAACTTAAACCTGGGCGAAAAAATTAAACAAAAAAAAATTGCCAAAATAAAAAGACTGGCTGATAATATCGACTTGGTGTTATGTGGAAATAGCTATCTTTATAGTTTTTTAAAAAAGTATACCAAGACGAAGATTAAAATACTTCCTACTCCTTATGAACCACCCACACTGAACCGCGACAAAAAAGAATTCACGTTAAGTAAAATTAATATATTATGGATAGGTACTAAATACAACTTAAATTATCTAAAAATATGGGAGAACAGTTTAGCTAAATTACAATGCAAATTTAATTTTAATATAATAATATGTTCAAACTTAGACAATATAAACAATGATTATTTTAAATTTAAGTTTTTATACCATAAATGGTCTATTATTACGGAAGAAAAACTTCTAAAAGAATGTCATATTGGTTTAATGCCTTTACCAAACAATGAATACACGAAAGGCAAGTGCGGATTCAAGTTAATCCAATATATGGCGAACGGATTAATTGGAATCGCGAGTAATGTCGGGTTTAACAATGAATTAATATCTGATGGTTATGATGGATTTCTTTGTAAAGATAACGACGACCTAAAATCTATTATAACTAATATTTTTTCTGGAAGAATTGATTTAACTAATATTTCACTAAACGCAATAAAAAAAATCAAAAAAATATTCTCTTTATAA
- a CDS encoding O-antigen ligase family protein, translated as MIMYNNLSVKDNIATISYRLMRFFFVFYILFFPLGIAFREIGSCGAAIGLFFYYSTNYRTSNLKKWKLKWIYFIFILYLIVNSFFVSINVHESWYAISHNLYKGFILIFAGIEFIRSPKDLQVLVVAFAIMGFYEGLDGVFQAILGYDLVQGTKLSDWGRLTGSLSTPRVGNLMSLIVPIAAGSYFIIKNYCRITVAFIIYLILLIPPIFLLHGAKARSGWFGFFIAIIAFIYIRYGWNFKKTIVLLLFVASILIFGPDRINIKTLSSAPRLELWHTALKIFTHYPVFGSGFNTYPNAFNKLGIIHQKNSNQIPHPHNIYCQFLAEGGIIGFTLLMLFLFGNLLWSLKKIRLLLEYDYHNYFLIIFFWSSYAGYLMTAFSAHNYFRTWWLGMAMSIIGVVLGGCTLIQREENGN; from the coding sequence ATGATCATGTATAATAATCTTTCTGTTAAGGATAACATTGCCACAATTTCATATCGCTTAATGCGATTCTTTTTTGTATTTTATATACTTTTTTTTCCATTGGGCATAGCATTTAGAGAAATTGGATCATGTGGAGCTGCCATAGGCTTATTTTTTTACTACTCAACAAATTATAGAACAAGCAACCTAAAAAAGTGGAAACTTAAATGGATATACTTTATATTTATATTATACTTAATCGTAAACTCTTTTTTTGTCAGCATAAATGTCCACGAATCATGGTATGCTATATCTCACAATTTGTATAAAGGTTTTATATTAATCTTCGCAGGTATAGAATTTATACGCTCTCCTAAAGATTTACAAGTACTTGTAGTAGCATTTGCCATAATGGGATTTTATGAAGGTCTAGATGGCGTCTTTCAAGCTATCCTGGGTTATGATCTAGTTCAAGGAACCAAATTGTCCGATTGGGGGAGATTAACTGGCTCACTTTCCACACCTAGAGTTGGAAATTTGATGTCTTTAATCGTGCCCATTGCAGCAGGCTCTTATTTTATCATTAAAAACTATTGTCGCATAACTGTTGCCTTTATTATCTATCTAATTTTGCTAATTCCTCCGATTTTTTTATTACATGGAGCAAAAGCAAGAAGTGGTTGGTTTGGTTTCTTCATCGCCATTATCGCTTTTATTTATATAAGATATGGCTGGAATTTCAAAAAAACCATCGTGTTATTATTATTTGTAGCCTCAATACTAATCTTTGGGCCTGACAGAATTAACATTAAAACTCTATCTTCGGCTCCCAGACTCGAGTTGTGGCATACTGCCCTGAAGATCTTTACTCACTATCCTGTATTTGGTTCAGGCTTTAATACTTATCCAAATGCATTCAATAAACTTGGTATCATACACCAAAAAAACTCTAACCAGATACCGCATCCTCATAATATTTATTGCCAATTTCTTGCAGAAGGTGGCATCATAGGCTTCACATTGCTCATGTTATTTTTGTTTGGAAACCTCCTCTGGTCTTTAAAAAAGATAAGATTATTATTAGAATATGACTATCATAATTATTTTTTAATTATTTTTTTCTGGTCTTCCTATGCTGGTTACCTAATGACGGCATTCAGCGCCCATAACTACTTTAGAACATGGTGGCTTGGCATGGCCATGTCGATTATAGGGGTTGTTTTGGGAGGATGTACTTTAATTCAACGAGAAGAAAATGGAAATTAA
- a CDS encoding glycosyltransferase — translation MKTWTLEVALGLKKLGHNSTIIARKGPFVEKAADLGLNTWAINFGPDFNPITIYKFCSFFKKNKIERVLVNVGKDMRTAGVAARLLNIPVIHRVGLPGDMKNKWNVKLMHFWIKPRILVPCEYIKNGLLKNLPFLKPEEITVILTGKEPSPEPPNKVHRPLQFISTSQLNPDKGHKDVLYAFSRLKKRGYDFHYHIVGTGKIENELKQLAQTLGLQDRITWHGFQKDVRKLLRQTDIFLLPSYSEGLPNSLLEAMAERLVPIARDVGGVKEVWPDGMQEFLLPYSARKKEFEQIIRTVLKMTDYDILKIKKIVWDTSYKKINFQIKITELENYIPS, via the coding sequence GTGAAAACCTGGACTCTGGAAGTCGCTCTGGGGTTAAAGAAGCTAGGCCATAACTCTACGATTATCGCCCGAAAAGGCCCGTTTGTGGAAAAGGCTGCTGATTTAGGTCTAAATACATGGGCTATAAATTTTGGCCCGGATTTTAACCCCATAACTATATATAAATTTTGCAGTTTTTTTAAAAAAAATAAAATAGAAAGGGTTTTAGTTAATGTTGGCAAGGATATGCGCACTGCCGGAGTAGCAGCAAGGCTTCTGAATATTCCGGTAATCCACAGGGTAGGCCTTCCCGGAGACATGAAAAATAAGTGGAATGTCAAACTTATGCATTTCTGGATTAAACCCAGAATCCTTGTGCCCTGTGAGTATATTAAAAATGGCCTACTCAAAAACCTGCCATTTCTCAAACCAGAAGAGATAACAGTGATCCTCACGGGCAAAGAACCATCACCAGAGCCGCCAAACAAAGTACATCGGCCTCTCCAGTTTATTTCTACAAGCCAACTCAATCCGGATAAAGGACATAAAGATGTTTTATATGCGTTTAGTAGATTAAAAAAACGAGGGTATGATTTTCATTATCATATTGTTGGCACAGGCAAAATAGAAAATGAATTAAAACAACTCGCCCAAACCCTTGGTCTGCAAGATAGAATTACCTGGCATGGATTTCAAAAGGACGTGCGTAAACTTTTAAGACAGACAGATATTTTTCTTTTGCCATCATACAGTGAGGGTCTGCCTAACTCTTTACTGGAAGCGATGGCCGAGAGGCTGGTTCCCATTGCCAGGGATGTTGGGGGAGTGAAAGAGGTGTGGCCTGATGGAATGCAAGAATTTCTACTCCCCTATTCAGCCAGAAAAAAAGAATTTGAGCAGATTATCAGAACAGTCTTAAAAATGACAGATTATGACATTTTAAAAATCAAAAAAATAGTTTGGGATACATCTTATAAAAAAATTAACTTTCAAATAAAGATAACTGAACTTGAGAATTATATACCTTCGTAA
- a CDS encoding glycosyltransferase, which translates to MTKPVLFRVTNNLNIGGVQRRLRSLLPRLLPYYDVHVVTYKDKGIFFDELASLGVKTHFIPLKGKWDPVGIYKMSRLFKKYNAKIVHTHSLGGNISGILAAALAKVPVRIGQVHLCHLHWYARKKLHRKKQIFEEKIIHKLFTHKIIFVSKQSLNYFQKNTKLPKNKLVIIHNGFELPTSTDVKIHLKKKYLDHANQKLVGFIGRIAKGKGVNFFIKFAQETLKQNKEQFKFLIIGGGNLEPWQKYVRENKLTKHILFLGEKKNISDYYRILDCLLFTSEPFAEGMPGVVLEACAFGLPVLARPSEPIKEINEYYSRIKFIDDQKNPADNLNAAIFLPPCSLEKFGNEFSIENMLNKTLNLYSSLAQ; encoded by the coding sequence ATGACGAAACCAGTTCTTTTTAGAGTAACAAACAACTTAAATATTGGAGGAGTCCAAAGAAGACTGCGTTCCCTTCTACCCCGTCTTTTGCCCTATTATGACGTCCATGTAGTTACTTATAAAGATAAGGGTATATTTTTTGACGAGTTAGCCTCTCTGGGGGTTAAGACCCATTTTATCCCCTTAAAAGGAAAATGGGACCCGGTTGGAATTTATAAAATGTCCCGCTTATTCAAAAAGTATAACGCAAAAATAGTGCATACTCATTCTTTAGGAGGGAACATTTCCGGGATATTAGCAGCGGCTTTAGCTAAGGTACCGGTGCGGATTGGACAGGTACATTTATGCCACCTACACTGGTATGCCCGAAAAAAATTACATAGAAAAAAACAAATTTTTGAGGAAAAAATAATTCATAAACTATTCACCCATAAAATAATCTTTGTGTCGAAACAATCTTTAAATTACTTCCAAAAAAACACAAAACTGCCTAAAAATAAACTCGTGATCATCCATAATGGCTTTGAGTTGCCGACTTCTACAGATGTCAAAATCCACTTAAAAAAGAAGTATCTTGACCATGCAAACCAAAAACTTGTTGGCTTCATTGGTCGCATAGCCAAGGGAAAGGGGGTAAACTTCTTTATCAAGTTTGCCCAGGAAACCCTAAAACAAAATAAAGAGCAGTTCAAATTTCTCATCATTGGAGGAGGGAATCTAGAGCCCTGGCAAAAATATGTTCGCGAAAACAAATTAACTAAACACATTCTTTTTTTAGGAGAAAAGAAGAATATTTCCGACTATTATCGGATTCTTGATTGCTTATTGTTTACTTCTGAACCTTTTGCTGAAGGTATGCCAGGAGTTGTTTTAGAGGCATGCGCTTTTGGTCTGCCAGTATTAGCAAGACCAAGTGAACCAATAAAGGAAATTAATGAATATTATTCACGAATTAAATTTATTGATGACCAAAAAAATCCTGCGGACAACCTTAATGCAGCCATTTTTCTACCGCCTTGCAGTTTAGAAAAATTCGGCAATGAATTCTCCATTGAGAATATGCTCAATAAAACATTAAATTTATATAGTTCATTAGCCCAATGA
- the larB gene encoding nickel pincer cofactor biosynthesis protein LarB has translation MLKSDLLSLLKQVASGQKSISEACTEISLQPYETLSHGLKIDHQRGLRTGIGEAIFGQGKNLLQLETAITALATKKKPALATKVSKEHGHKLAKKFAGSKYFDLPRIFILGKEIELDEPWPEEGDLLIISAGGADLSIALEAYATAKFLDLNVGLISDVGVAGLHRVVSFMPQINQAKILIVVAGMEGALPSVLGGLTDKPIIGVPTSVGYGTNFNGLAPMLAMLNSCTPGLAIVNIDNGFGAACLAKKIIKNQ, from the coding sequence ATGTTAAAATCAGACCTCTTATCACTTCTTAAGCAAGTGGCCTCCGGCCAAAAATCAATTTCAGAGGCTTGCACTGAAATTTCTTTACAGCCATACGAAACCTTAAGTCATGGCCTGAAAATCGATCATCAACGGGGCTTGCGTACAGGTATTGGCGAAGCAATTTTTGGCCAGGGGAAAAACCTGCTTCAGCTTGAGACAGCCATAACCGCCTTGGCCACGAAAAAAAAACCAGCCCTGGCTACCAAGGTCTCCAAAGAGCACGGACATAAACTTGCGAAAAAATTTGCGGGCAGTAAATATTTTGACCTGCCCCGTATATTTATCCTGGGTAAAGAGATTGAATTAGATGAACCATGGCCAGAGGAAGGCGACTTATTGATCATTTCCGCCGGAGGGGCTGACCTGTCTATTGCCCTGGAGGCCTATGCAACGGCAAAATTCTTGGACTTAAATGTTGGCCTCATTTCCGATGTAGGCGTGGCCGGACTGCACAGGGTAGTCTCTTTTATGCCCCAAATAAATCAGGCCAAAATTTTAATCGTAGTTGCCGGGATGGAAGGGGCCCTGCCTTCTGTTTTGGGTGGACTTACAGATAAACCAATTATAGGCGTGCCCACATCCGTAGGATATGGAACCAATTTTAACGGCCTGGCACCGATGCTTGCTATGCTCAACAGCTGTACCCCAGGTCTAGCCATAGTTAATATTGATAATGGTTTTGGGGCCGCCTGTTTAGCAAAAAAAATAATTAAAAACCAATGA
- a CDS encoding sigma-54-dependent transcriptional regulator — MAEKTILFISRADQVTPLFAQFKEHGLGVIMSDSLSSALKVIEQKKPVLIFSQVRLPGYRIEDLLHKISGLNYKVDVVAFTEQGSASEAKRILELGAKDYWLTPLIWDKIKAILPQKKSRATKDIRPKSTAKFEIIGEHPSIKNVLALARRVANSKATVLISGESGTGKELFARYLHYQSSRAEMPFVAINCAALPEHLLESELFGHEKGAFTGAISRKLGKFELASGGTILLDEITEMDMSLQAKLLRVLQENEIDRVGGTETIKVDVRVLATTNRDVEECVQKKEFRQDLFYRLNVIPLKLPPLRERGSDVLLLAEYFVRKFCREYGVSPLEFSEQAKKWLMDYDWPGNVRELQNLMERAVLLAGKGKIEVKHFLLEGEEWPDEICLEEKKPPIEKQDFSEKNDEVLPLHEMEKRMILKSLQKTGGNRTQASELLGISVRTLRNKLNEYRKQGLVIP; from the coding sequence ATGGCCGAGAAAACTATTTTGTTTATTTCCCGTGCAGATCAGGTCACGCCGCTGTTCGCTCAATTTAAGGAACATGGCCTGGGAGTTATTATGAGCGACTCCTTGTCTAGCGCACTCAAGGTTATTGAACAGAAGAAACCGGTTTTGATTTTTTCTCAAGTGAGACTGCCAGGATACAGGATTGAGGACTTGCTGCATAAAATATCAGGGCTAAATTATAAAGTTGATGTAGTTGCATTTACCGAACAAGGCTCGGCGAGTGAAGCCAAGAGGATTTTGGAGTTAGGGGCCAAGGATTATTGGCTTACTCCTTTAATCTGGGATAAGATAAAGGCCATTTTACCTCAGAAAAAGTCTCGAGCGACAAAAGATATTCGTCCAAAAAGTACGGCAAAATTTGAAATAATCGGCGAACATCCAAGCATAAAAAATGTTTTGGCCTTGGCCCGTAGAGTTGCTAACTCGAAGGCGACCGTGCTTATTTCTGGAGAGTCCGGCACAGGTAAAGAGTTGTTTGCCCGGTACCTGCATTATCAAAGTTCCAGGGCAGAGATGCCATTTGTAGCCATAAATTGCGCGGCCCTGCCTGAACATCTTTTGGAAAGTGAGCTTTTTGGGCATGAAAAGGGAGCCTTTACTGGCGCCATTAGCCGTAAGCTGGGGAAGTTTGAGCTGGCCAGTGGAGGAACCATCCTTTTGGATGAGATTACAGAAATGGACATGTCTTTGCAGGCAAAGTTGCTTAGAGTTTTGCAGGAAAATGAAATCGACCGGGTGGGAGGAACAGAGACTATCAAGGTAGATGTACGTGTGCTAGCCACTACCAATAGAGATGTAGAGGAATGCGTGCAAAAAAAAGAGTTCAGGCAGGATCTTTTTTATCGTTTAAATGTGATCCCGTTGAAGCTTCCTCCTCTAAGGGAGAGAGGCAGTGATGTTTTGTTGTTAGCCGAATATTTTGTGCGTAAATTTTGTCGAGAGTATGGCGTGTCTCCTCTAGAGTTTTCTGAACAGGCCAAAAAATGGCTCATGGATTATGATTGGCCGGGCAATGTGCGTGAATTGCAAAATCTTATGGAAAGGGCGGTACTTTTGGCCGGAAAAGGAAAGATTGAAGTCAAGCACTTTCTGCTGGAAGGCGAAGAGTGGCCTGATGAGATATGTTTAGAGGAAAAGAAACCACCTATAGAGAAACAAGATTTTTCAGAAAAAAATGATGAAGTTTTGCCTTTGCACGAGATGGAAAAGAGGATGATTCTAAAAAGCTTGCAAAAAACCGGTGGAAACAGGACGCAGGCCTCGGAACTACTCGGTATTTCAGTGCGCACATTACGTAATAAGCTGAATGAATATCGCAAACAGGGCTTGGTTATCCCTTAA